Genomic window (Candidatus Omnitrophota bacterium):
TAACGCGAAAGAATTTTATAAAAAATCGGTCGAATTTGGAGACCCGAGAGCTTCGGAAGCCCTCAAGAAACAATTTTAATTCTTATGGATAAAAATTCATTTAATGCTTTGGTGGTACGCGAAGTTTCCGAAGGAAAATTTATTCGAGAAATTGCGCAACGGCAGATCAGCGATCTGCCTGTGGGAGAAGTTTTGATCCGCGTAAAATATTCATCGCTAAATTATAAGGATGCGCTTTCGGCGAGCGGGCATAAGGGTGTTACAAAAAAATATCCGCATACGCCGGGTGTCGACGCGGCAGGGATTGTTGAAGAAAGCCGATCATCCGAATTCAAGCTAGGCGAAGAAGTCATTGTGACCGGATTTGATCTGGGAATGAATACATCCGGCGGGTTTGGGCAGTATATTCGCGTGCCGGCAGGGTGGGTTATAAAGCGTCCGGAAAAACTTTCTCTTAAAGAATGTATGATCTATGGGACGGCGGGTTTCACGGCGGCGCTTTCTTTGTGGAAATTGGAGAAAAATGATCTAAATTCATCAAAGGGTGATGTTTTGGTGACCGGAGCGACGGGTGGCGTGGGCAGTATGGCGGTGGCGATTTTATCAAAAGCCGGATACAGCGTTTCGGCGGTAACGGGAAAAGCTCACGAACGAGATTATTTATTAAGACTTGGCGCAAAAGAAGTTATTTCTCGCGAGGAGATGGATGACAAAAGCGGAAAAGTTTTCTTAAAAGAACGCTGGGCGGCGGTTATTGATACGGTGGGTGGTAATATTCTGACAACGGCGCTTAAGTCGACAAAATTCGGCGGCAGCGTTACCTGTTGCGGAATGATCACTTCTAATGAATTAAAGACGGCGATCTTTCCCTTTATTTTAAAAGGCATCAATCTTTTAGGCATTGCCTCGGCAGAAACGCCTTTGGAAATAAAAAAGGAAATATGGGAAAGATTATCACGACAGTGGAAGATCGATTCTTTTCAAGAGAGCGCGCAAGAATGTTCTTTGGGCGAATTGAACCCAAAGATAGACATGATTTTAAAGGGCCAGATCAGAGGAAGAGTTTTTGTTGATTTAGAAAACTAAGGAAAGGAAAAGCAATTGCTTAACGAGCATGAATTAGCGAATAAAATTATTGATATGATGCGTAATCTAGGAGACATGGGTGTTTTTATCGGGATGTTTCTTGAATCCAGCATTGTTCCTATTCCATCGGAAGTTGTAGTGGTGGGTGCAGGAGCCATTGGGATTTCAATTTCATCCATTGTTATTTTTGGAGCTTTGGGTTCGACACTGGGTGCTATGGTTGGTTACGCCCTGGGCCGGTATGCGGCGATGCCGATCATATTAAAATTTGGAAAATATATTCTGATCAAACCGCATCACATTGAAAAAGCGGAAGCCTTTGTCAAAAAATATGGAATTTATAGTGTTTTGATAGGAAGAGTTTTGCCGGTTGTTCCGTTCAAGGTTTTTTCTATTGCGGCGGGGATAACGAAATTACCGTGGGTTCCGTTCGTTATTTGCACATTGATTGGTGTTGTTCCGCGGCTGTTTCTTTTGTCGATTTTTGGGATGAGTTTGGTGAAATATACTAGACCATCTTTACTTGCCTTAGGCGGAGTGATCTTGATCTTTGTGGCGTATAAATTATCGAGAAGGTTTTACGCTAATCCATCACGCAATCGGTAGGGGAAGTTTGCTTCATCAGATCTGCCGTTGCCGCATTTTCTTTTAAATGGGCGATGAGCGCATCAGCGCCGATGCGTCGATGGAAGGCGCCGAGTGTTTCACCGGGCTTAGCAGTTGTCTTGTAGAATTTAAAGAGCGTATTTAAAAGGGCCGCAACTTTTTCCCTCGAAATAGAACGCAGATACATTGTTGTTCCATCACCTGACATAAGCGGTGTTCCTTGAAAACGTCCGTCTTCGCTGGCAAAAAGTTTTAATTGATAGCGGTCCACGCCGGAACCGATCAAACCGATCGTTTTTGTGGCGGGACGAAAACATTGCCGCTCGCATCCGGTGATCCCGATCGATTCTGCCAGATCACCCCAGCCCAAAGTTTCTAATTCATCAATAAGAAATGGTTCGAATTTTTCCGAGTCGGTATAAGTCAATCGGCACGTATCGCGTCCGACGCAAGCGCCGGAATGCAATCGAAGCGCGGAATAGGCTTTCCCATTTCTTTTTCCAAAACCATAGCTTGCTAGATCATTTTCAAAATCCGCTTTAGACTTTTCGGGAATATTGACAAACAGCACATCTTGATTGGGCGTGATCATGAGTTCTATTGGATATTTGTTCATCACGCTTCGGATCATGGTTTTTAGTTTTCCGTTGGGGCTATGATCGGTTACGCGTCCGTTTTCAATAAACGCACCAAAAGCCCATAATCCGTTTGAGGGTTGTTTGGTCCATCCAAAATGTAAATGTCTTGCGCCGTAATCCAAGGAAAGGTCTGGCTTTTCAAGCGGAAAACCGACTTTCATGGAAACCTGTTCGCGATACCAATCGGTTCCCATTTTTTTGATCACATATTTCAGGCGCGCCCAAAAACGGTTTTGCCGGTCACCAAATTCTGCGTGAACTTTGACAATGGCGTCTAAAACGGGCATTAATTGCTCTTCGCTGACCTGGCACAGCGGTCGCCCTAGGGAGGCCATGCTGGGTTTTCCGTTGCGTTCACCTTGGCCGCCGCCGGCATAAATTTGGAATTTTGCAACTTTACCATTTTCAATGATGGGCGCGACTCCGACGTCATTGGTCAAGAATTCGGTGCAATTATCGGGAATTAATTTCTTCGTTTTTTCATCGCGGTGAACGGCGGAAAACGCGATCTTAAATTTTCTATTTAGCAAATTGGGCCCATAAGAAAATGATTCATCCGGCTGGCGAACATATTTGGGGTCGATCGCGAATATTTCAATGAACGGTGCTAGGGGAAGTTGAAAATAAAGCGCGACTTTTTTGGCCCAGGCATTGGCGTTAAAAATATCCGAGTAGCACGATAAAGGGCAGGCCATAACATTGCGCGTATTATCGCCACAGCCGTTTAGCGTATTGAATCCTGATTCGGCAATGCGTTTTACGATCTCAAGGATGGCCGGTTTTTTGACCCAATGGAATTGGATATTCTGACGATTGGTGAATCGCAGGGATGTATGGCCGTCGCTATCGGCGGTGAACTTTTCTGAAAGTTCATCTAAGATCTGCCATTGCTTTCGATTGATCGGCCCGCCGCCGGGAATGCTGACACGAATAAGGTACATCCAGTCTTTTTCATTTCCCGTTTTGGCGCGGTTGAA
Coding sequences:
- a CDS encoding YhdH/YhfP family quinone oxidoreductase, coding for MDKNSFNALVVREVSEGKFIREIAQRQISDLPVGEVLIRVKYSSLNYKDALSASGHKGVTKKYPHTPGVDAAGIVEESRSSEFKLGEEVIVTGFDLGMNTSGGFGQYIRVPAGWVIKRPEKLSLKECMIYGTAGFTAALSLWKLEKNDLNSSKGDVLVTGATGGVGSMAVAILSKAGYSVSAVTGKAHERDYLLRLGAKEVISREEMDDKSGKVFLKERWAAVIDTVGGNILTTALKSTKFGGSVTCCGMITSNELKTAIFPFILKGINLLGIASAETPLEIKKEIWERLSRQWKIDSFQESAQECSLGELNPKIDMILKGQIRGRVFVDLEN
- a CDS encoding DedA family protein is translated as MLNEHELANKIIDMMRNLGDMGVFIGMFLESSIVPIPSEVVVVGAGAIGISISSIVIFGALGSTLGAMVGYALGRYAAMPIILKFGKYILIKPHHIEKAEAFVKKYGIYSVLIGRVLPVVPFKVFSIAAGITKLPWVPFVICTLIGVVPRLFLLSIFGMSLVKYTRPSLLALGGVILIFVAYKLSRRFYANPSRNR
- a CDS encoding nitrite/sulfite reductase — encoded protein: MKKEFNPNFKTPQEQFSKEELNKLNSKGLRGTLYQDLRDDKPDIIWESEQLAKSYGFYLEFNRAKTGNEKDWMYLIRVSIPGGGPINRKQWQILDELSEKFTADSDGHTSLRFTNRQNIQFHWVKKPAILEIVKRIAESGFNTLNGCGDNTRNVMACPLSCYSDIFNANAWAKKVALYFQLPLAPFIEIFAIDPKYVRQPDESFSYGPNLLNRKFKIAFSAVHRDEKTKKLIPDNCTEFLTNDVGVAPIIENGKVAKFQIYAGGGQGERNGKPSMASLGRPLCQVSEEQLMPVLDAIVKVHAEFGDRQNRFWARLKYVIKKMGTDWYREQVSMKVGFPLEKPDLSLDYGARHLHFGWTKQPSNGLWAFGAFIENGRVTDHSPNGKLKTMIRSVMNKYPIELMITPNQDVLFVNIPEKSKADFENDLASYGFGKRNGKAYSALRLHSGACVGRDTCRLTYTDSEKFEPFLIDELETLGWGDLAESIGITGCERQCFRPATKTIGLIGSGVDRYQLKLFASEDGRFQGTPLMSGDGTTMYLRSISREKVAALLNTLFKFYKTTAKPGETLGAFHRRIGADALIAHLKENAATADLMKQTSPTDCVMD